DNA from Sulfurimonas gotlandica GD1:
ACTTAGAAGCTGCATCTCTTAGCTCTAAAAGCGTAGAGTTACTATTCATCAACAGATTTCTGCTCAATGGGGAGAAAACATAACCGCCATAGACATAATACTTGGGCATAACATCATAAAAGACCGTATCTACTAAAAGGTTGTCATCTGCTATGTTATTAAGTTGCACGGAAATCTTTTGTTTCTTACCATCTCTCAACACACGTACAGTGACACTCTCTCCAAGTTGCTTTTTATCAATGTAATATTTATATGATGTAAATTGGTGATGCCTAAACTCAACTGTTCCGTCATTTTCTATTTTATTACAATCAATGCTGAGTAAGACATCACCCGGTTTAATCTTATCAAATGCTGCTGACTTCTGCGCAACATCAATAATAAGAACACCAGTTGTATTGTCATCCATCTTATTAACACGTCGAAGTGTCTCATTTTCCATTTTTTGAGTACCTATACCCATATGAGCAAATCCATCATATTTTTTATCTTTTATATCATCTAAAAAGTGTTTAATTATTTCTGCAGGGACTAAATAACCAAGGTTTTGAGAGCGTGATATTTGCTGCATTACAACACCAACTATCTTACCATTACTCACAGCAGGACCACCACTACTTCCCGGGTTTACAGCTGCATCTATCTGTATAGATAAAAATATCTCTTTTGAATGGGCATATCTGTTATGCTCTATTCTTGATACAATACCTGTACTAGCACTAAGACTATCTCCACCCATAGGAAAACCATATACTGTAACCTCTTGACGTATTGTTGGAAGCTCTCCAAAAGTCAGACTCTTGGCACCTTTAAAAAATGTCTCATCTTTAACTCTCAAAACTGCCAAGTCTGCTTGATGAGATATATACTCTACTTTTGCTTCATAACGCTTAGAAGAACCATATCGCTTTACTTCTATAAATGTTTCATTTGCAACTATGTGAGCGTTAGTAAGGATTCTATTTCCCTCTATAATACTTCCTGAGCCATGAGATCTATTTATATTTGAGTTCCATGGGGTCATATAGTTTGGAGTTTTAGACACAGTGTATATTTTAACGATAGACTCTTCTACCTCAGTATTTGCCAGTATATTTGTACTTAGTAGCGTAGTAAGCAGTATGTATAATAGTTTTTTCATTCTCTACCTTTTTAGTTGGTATTTAAATTTTACCTTTTTTTAGGGATAAAATAAAGGACACTCTCAAATATACCTTCCATATAGTGACGTAAATAAACCTTGTACTCACTTTCTATAGAAAGTATCTTTTTAGGGATCCTATACCAGTCCTCAGCTTTGTGATAGATGCAGATGGCTAGGATTGGTTTATATTTTTTTATAGTCTCTTTTGCACCATCTATGGCATCTTGTTCTGCACCCTCAATATCTAGCTTTATAAAGTCTACTTTTTCTTTTACTATATTGTCAATAGTGTTTATCTCTGTTGCTTGGTAGTTATGGTCACAATTATTTTGATTTTCTTGTTCGTTTGTATAATTTAGTTCTTCTTTAGCACCTAAACCGCAGTTTATAAATTCTATATTTTCTATATCCCCAAAATCTCTTTTTGCTATATTTATGTGTAAGTTATTTGGTTCAATAGCATAAATCTTTTTATAATCGGAGAAGTTTTTTATGATTTGTGGGATGGTGTCTCCTACATATGCACCGCCATCTACAAAACATATATTTTTTATCTTGGGAACTATTGCTCTATCAAAGTATTGTTCGTCATGGTTGTTTGTAAAGCCATGCATAAAGTCAAAGTCAAATGATATTTTAAAGTTTAGAACTTTAGTAAATACTTCACGTGAGAGTTCATCTTCTAATAAGTCATAAAGATAGGTATATTCTTCATGATTTTGTCTAAAGTCTTCTTCAAAATCCAGCATGAAAGGCGGTGCAACTAAAGGTAGTTTTGAGTATCTGTAAAAAGACAGATAGTTAAAGTTGGTGTAGCCCTTAGCATCTAAAGTATTTTTTACTTCCAGTGGACTGCCAGTAGAAACTGATAAGATAATTGAGTCAAAAGGCACATCATCGATGCTGAGTATCTCTTTTTTCCTAGAGCGTTGAACTCTTGAGAAATCATCAATAATTCCATCAACTTCTACATGTTTGAGTATTGCTTTTGTTAGTGAATTTATACCGAGGATATATTTTTTTGTAGTTGTAGATGGAGACAGGAAAAGCTCTGTGAGTTTCCTGTCTTTTTCGTTGACGTAGTCGAAATCTACTAAATTAAACACTAACTTCTTTAATGTCTGCAATATTTAAAATACTTTTGTAGATAGATGCTACTAAAGATTTTCTATTGTTTTTAACAGCTTCATTTTCAGCATTTACCATTACGCCTTCAAAGAATTTATCAAGTTCTGGTTTAAGACCTAGAAGTGCATCCAGCTCCTCTTCATAAGAGTCGTATGATTTGGATGCAACGTTATTGTAAGCATTAAATAAAGCCTCTTCTGATTTATCTTCAAACAGTTTAGCATCTACACTCATATCTTGAGAAAGGTCGATATCTTTAGTGATGTTTGCAACACGCTTAAATGTAGAAAAAGACTCACTGAAACCTTCAGCGCTAGCAATAGCATCTAGAGCTTCTATTTTCTGACCCATCGCAACTATTTCTCTCTCTCCGGATGCAAGAACAGCTTCAACTATAGAAGGATTTACTTTATAGTACTGTTTTACACGCTCTAGGAAAAAGCTCTCAAGTTTTTGCATATCTATCTCAGCATATCCAGATGCAAGCTCAGTCATTGTTTCAACTATATCAAACTCCAGATTATGCTCTCTTGTAATTCTAACAAGACCATTTACAGCACGACGAAGTGCAAATGGATCACGAGAACCTGTAGGAATTTGGTTGATGCTAAACAGAGCTAAGAGAGTATCTAGTTTTATACTCATAGCAACTATAGCACTAATAGCAGTCGACGGAAGCGCGCTGTCTTCACCATCTGGAAGATACTGCTCATTTATTGCAGTTGCAACTTCTTGACTCTCACCCTGCTCTAGTGCATAGTATGAGCCCATAAGACCCTGAAGTTCTGTAAATTCATAAACCATCTCGCTCGTAAGATCAGCCTTAGCTAGACTGATAGCTCTGTCTAGGTCTTCTTTTTTAGCATCTGGTTTGTATTTGTCAAATAGAATATTAGCTATTTTTGCTTCTCTTTGAATTTTATCCGCAACACTGCCAAGACCTTTAAAAAATGCAACTTTTTCAAGTCCCTCTGTACTTAGTCCATTTTTCAAGTCATTATCGTAGAAGAAAAGTCCATCAGCTAAACGAGGACGAAGAACTCTCTCGTTTCCCTCTATAACTTCAGAAAAATCATTTGTAAGTGCGTTTGAAACCACAACAAACTTGTTTAAAAGTTTTCCATCTTTAAATACTGGAAAGTATCTCTGGTGTTCTTTCATAGAAGTGATGATAACTTCAGGAGGAAGTCTTAAAAACTCCTCATCAAATGTTCCAAGTAGTGCAGTTGGATGCTCAGTAATAGCTACAACTTCATCAAGAAGGTCTGCATCTACTTCTATTTGGATGCCATTGTCTTTTTCTAAAGATGCAAAGTTTGCTAAGATATCTTCTCTTCTTTGTTCTTGAAAAAGTGTAACTCCACCTTTCTTTAAAACATCAAAGTACTCTTTAGCTCCAGAGATACTAACTGAGTCAAAGTTTGAGATGCGGTGAACAAAAGTCTCTTTTTTAGACGTGACACCAAATAGTTCAACGTCTACAAGCTCATCACCTAAAAGTACATTTACCCAGCGAACAGGTCTGATAAAACTCTCACTAGAACTTCCCCATCTCATAGACTTACCGAAGTCTAAAGAGTTGATCCAAGTGTTGATGATGTCACTAAGAAGCTCAATTGATTCTTTACCTTTAACATCTTTTTTGTAATAAAGAACTTCTTTTCCGCCCTTAGTACCTGCAGAAATCTCATCAATAGATACTCCACACTTCTTAGCAAAACCAAGAGCAGCAGGTGTAGGTTCACCATCTTTGTAAGCAACTGCAATAGGAGCACCAAAAAACTCTTCTACACTATCAGCTTGTTGAGTATTGAACTCTCTGTGCCAAATAACCAAACGACGAGGAGTATAGTAAAATTCAAACTCACCAAGAAGTGAATTTTTTTCTAAAATATCAACATACTTTTTTTCAATATTTCTCAACTCTTTTAAAAGTGGAACAGCCGGTAACTCTTCAACACCTATCTCTATCAGTAGTGGTTTTAACATATTTGTACTCTTTTATTAAATTAGCGCGATTTTATCTATTTTTTGGTTAAAGAGTTCTTTTATTACTTAACACATAATTAACACATGTGAGTTAAAGTTGTCAACTAAGAATAACAACAAGGGAAGAAGAATGAAAATAAGACTATCAATATTCACTTTAATGGCATTATCATCGCTCAGTGCACAGGAAGTCATATTAGACTCTATTAGTGTAACTGCTACTAAGATATCGACAAAGACAAAAGATATCTCTCAATCAATAGCTGTTGTTGATGAAAAGACAATTGAAGATAAAAATGTACTCAATATTCAAGATGCTATAGGTGATATACCGGGTGTAATTGCAGAATCATCAACCAACTCTCCAAGTCCTAGACTTATCATCAGGGGTGCAGGACTTAAAGCTAGATACGGGGTTAGAGAGATCATGATCATGAAAGATGGTGTTCCTATGACTGATCCTGATTCTTTTACTAGATTTGACTTTATAGATATGCAAGATGTATCTAGTGTAGAAGTACAAAAGGGACCAGGTTCTATCAATGCTGTAAATGCAACAGGTGGTGTTATCCAGCTAGTTACTAAATCTGTGTTTAAAGATGATAAAAATAGAATAAAAGTCGGAGCAGGTAATGACAATCAAAGAAATGTTAACCTAAAACTAAGAGGTGCTCTAAGCAAAGATGACTTCGTAGCTTTTACCTTTAGTAAGAGAACAATAGATAACTCTTGGAGAGATCACAATAAGTTTGACTCTACTCAAGCTACACTCAAATATGGTCATATGTTTGAAGATGATTCAACATTTGAAACAGAGTTCTCGTATACTGAATCAAATATGGAACTACCTGCTTCAATGACTGCAAGTGAGTTTGAAACATTTAAAAATACAGGTAGTCAACATAATACAAGTGATCAATGGCAAAACAGCGGAAGAGATTCAAAGATTTTTTCTATCAATGCAAAATATGAAAAAGAAGTTGGAAGTACTACTTTTAAACCTAGAGTTTACTTCAATACTTGGGAACATTTTCATCCGGTAACTGGGATGATTAATGATAGTAATGACAACAGTGTATATGGAACTGATTTAGAGCTAAATAATCTTCATAAACTATTTGGGCAGAAAGCTACGTTTGTTGCGGGTGTAACATTAAAAGCAGATATTACTAATGGAGCCAAAAAATATAAATATGCAGATTATGAAACTAAAGTTGCTACAAGTTGGCCCTTTGCCCCATACATTAGTAAAACCCTATCGGACAATAAAGGTGCTTTAGCACAGACTGAGGATAGTAAAACTATCCTTTATGGTGGTTATCTTATGGAAACATTCTCTCCATCAAATGATTTTATTATAGATGTTAGCACAAGAGTAGATGAACTTAGCTTTGATATTAGCGGTAATGAGGTTACAGCCTATAGTTATAGTCTTAAAAACTATACAGCTGGTAAAGGCTTATACAATGTAGATAAATCATACACACTTTTCTCAGCAAAACTTGGAGCAGTATATAAAATAACTGACACAACAAATATGTATGCCTCTGTTGCAACAGCTAATCAAGCTCCGACTACAAGTGAACTAGGGGAAAATGAGCAATTAAATATGGCAACAAGTGTAAACTACGAGATTGGTCTAAAAACAAGAGCAAAAAACATCTCAGCTGATATAGCTATCTATCAAAATGATGTGGATGATGAAATTATTCAAATCAAAGATGCAAATGGAAATTCTATCTATGATAATGCAGGTAAAACACAAAAAAGAGGTTTAGAGGTTACTGCTGTTTATAAACCAATTGAGAGTGTACAGCTTGGTGCTAACTACGCCTTTAGTGAGTTCAAGTTTATTAAATTTAGCGAGAACGTAGGTTCTTCTTCAGTTTCAAGAGACGGTAACTATTTACCATATATTCCAAAAAATCAGTACTCACTTTTTGCTACATACAATATGAAAAATGGCTTTAAATCAAGAGTAACAACAAAGACTTGGGGGAAATACTATATGGATAATGCAAATACCCAAGAGTATGATGGCTACCAGTTCGTTACAGACATTATGCTTGGCTATGAAAAAGATGCACATAATATTCAACTTAATATAAATAACATCACAAACCAATACTACGCAATGGAAGCTCTAAAAGATGTCTATGGCAATGAGTCATATAAAGCGGCTGCTCCTATAAACGGGATGCTAACTTATATCTATAAATTTTAGGACGTATCATGGTTGATTATCAAAAAAGAGATAAAAACGATATCTATAACATCCCTCTTCTGGGATTTATATTTAAAAACAAATTGTTTATTAGAGTTTTACAGACAGCTGTACTTGCTCTATTTATATATGCTATCGCCTTTGGGATTATCTATCCTAGCAAAGAAGAAAATATATTTACATCAGCAGTTTTCTGGTCTCTGTTTTGGCCACTGTTTATAGTAGTTTCTCTATCAACATTTGGTAGAGTATTTTGTGGCATCTGTCCACACGGATTTATGGGTAAGTATATTACAAAGTTTGGTCTTAAAAAGAAGATGCCAAAAGCACTTGCAAATCCATTTATAGGTGTTACACTTCTTCTAGTCGGATTCTGGCTGGTTTATTACATCTATCCACAAGCATACAAAACTCCTATAGCTACTGCTATATTTTTCATTGTTCTAACTCTACTTTCCGTTGTATTTTTCTATATATATAAAGATATGAGCTACTGTAAGTCTATCTGTCCAATAGGGACTATGATGAGAGGCTTTTCAAAAATATCATTTACTACCCTTGGAACTTATGAAGAGTCTTGTAAAAGTTGTACAACATTTGAGTGTGCATCTGCGTGTTCATATAATCTAAAACCTTTTACCTTTGACAAAAGAGACAGCATGACAGACTGTACTTTATGTATGGACTGTAGTGATGCTTGTGAAGCAGTGAGCTTTAAACTTGTTAAACCGTCAAATTCTCTATTTAAAAATTTTCAAATTCATAAAGTAGAAGTTTGGGCAATGATTCTAATCACTGCTGCCATAACAATAACTATGTCATTTCATCACGCTCTTAGTCGTGTAGCCATAGCAGACCAATATATCTGGTCAAGAACGGGTGCTTTTTTAGAACAAAAAGTTGCTATTCCAGGACTTGATTATGTAGGTATCAGTGCTCTATTTTTAGCGATGGTTATTACTATATCTTTAGTTTATGGCGGTATGTTTATAGCTTCAAAGATTTTAAAAGAGGATTTTAAAAAAGTATTTTACTCTCTTGGTTATGCAATAACTCCAATCTTTATTATAGGTGGTCTTTCACACACTTATGAGTTTTTCTTCTTGCATCACTACAGTGATATAGCAAATGGACTTATTCAAGGTTTTGGCATCTCTACGGAAGAGGTAAAAGCACTTGCTACAAGAAAAGACACTTGGACAAGAGTATTTTCTATAATGAATCACATAGCTGTAATCTGGGCATTTATTATTATGGCAAAACGTATAAATTTTTTCACTGCTTCAAAAATAGCAAAAACAGCAGCCTTTTTCTTTGCATCTAGTTTGATTATCTTTTATCTGGGATTGAATGTTTATAAGGGATATGCATTTAAGACTTATGGAGCAAAAAAATCTGGACATAATCATAGTAGCCATAACACAAAATCATAATATAAATTATTTTATCTCTCTTTAAGCCATTCTGATTTTAGAATGGCTTAAAGCTCCTTCTACGTGCAATTAAAATCATTTTAGTCAAATAATGACTATATTCTTTTATCAGATTCAAAGCATAATTGAAGTACTATTCACACCATAAAAAACATCACAAAAGGTAGTACATGTTAACGTTTCTCAGAAAGTTCAAGATTAGTACAGCATTCTCATTAATCATATTTCTTACTATTGTTATAGTTACGACTGCGGCTTACTCGAAGCTGTATACTGAAAATAAAAATGAGTATAACAGTAACTTGAGAACAAAAGCAGAATCTATACTTAACTTTGCAGGAGTACTGCTTGAGAGTAGAAATGAGAAGTTTTTTAGCGGAGAAAGCCCTGAGATTCCACAAGTTATTCAAAATGAAGTCTTTAAAAGATTTACAGATGTATCACAGGGGAAAGTATTTTTTAAACAGGCTTCAAAAGAACCTACCTTAGAGCGAAATAAGGCTGTTGATTATGAAGAGACTCTTATAGACTACTTTTCAAACAATAGAGATGTAAAACAAAAAGAGAAATTTGTTGTAGAAGATGGAAAAGATTATTACATTCTTGCTCGTCCCATTGAGGCTGAAGAGAGATGTAAGATGTGCCATCCTACATGGACAACAGGAAATATCATTGCCGTTGAAGATGTTAAAATAGATCTTATTGATTATAATGCAGTTCTTGATAACAACATCTTTTTAATGGTATTAAACTGGTTTTTAAACATCGTACTGGTTCTAATAGTCATCCAACTCTTCTTTCATTATGAAATC
Protein-coding regions in this window:
- a CDS encoding S1C family serine protease, coding for MKKLLYILLTTLLSTNILANTEVEESIVKIYTVSKTPNYMTPWNSNINRSHGSGSIIEGNRILTNAHIVANETFIEVKRYGSSKRYEAKVEYISHQADLAVLRVKDETFFKGAKSLTFGELPTIRQEVTVYGFPMGGDSLSASTGIVSRIEHNRYAHSKEIFLSIQIDAAVNPGSSGGPAVSNGKIVGVVMQQISRSQNLGYLVPAEIIKHFLDDIKDKKYDGFAHMGIGTQKMENETLRRVNKMDDNTTGVLIIDVAQKSAAFDKIKPGDVLLSIDCNKIENDGTVEFRHHQFTSYKYYIDKKQLGESVTVRVLRDGKKQKISVQLNNIADDNLLVDTVFYDVMPKYYVYGGYVFSPLSRNLLMNSNSTLLELRDAASKWATDDKEEVVLLLKVLASDISRGDHNFSLWIVDKVNSKKFKNFKEFLKIVKEFDGKYLIIENEEGVKIAIDREKALEIEKTILKRYSIKSSERL
- a CDS encoding FkbM family methyltransferase; protein product: MFNLVDFDYVNEKDRKLTELFLSPSTTTKKYILGINSLTKAILKHVEVDGIIDDFSRVQRSRKKEILSIDDVPFDSIILSVSTGSPLEVKNTLDAKGYTNFNYLSFYRYSKLPLVAPPFMLDFEEDFRQNHEEYTYLYDLLEDELSREVFTKVLNFKISFDFDFMHGFTNNHDEQYFDRAIVPKIKNICFVDGGAYVGDTIPQIIKNFSDYKKIYAIEPNNLHINIAKRDFGDIENIEFINCGLGAKEELNYTNEQENQNNCDHNYQATEINTIDNIVKEKVDFIKLDIEGAEQDAIDGAKETIKKYKPILAICIYHKAEDWYRIPKKILSIESEYKVYLRHYMEGIFESVLYFIPKKR
- the glyS gene encoding glycine--tRNA ligase subunit beta; amino-acid sequence: MLKPLLIEIGVEELPAVPLLKELRNIEKKYVDILEKNSLLGEFEFYYTPRRLVIWHREFNTQQADSVEEFFGAPIAVAYKDGEPTPAALGFAKKCGVSIDEISAGTKGGKEVLYYKKDVKGKESIELLSDIINTWINSLDFGKSMRWGSSSESFIRPVRWVNVLLGDELVDVELFGVTSKKETFVHRISNFDSVSISGAKEYFDVLKKGGVTLFQEQRREDILANFASLEKDNGIQIEVDADLLDEVVAITEHPTALLGTFDEEFLRLPPEVIITSMKEHQRYFPVFKDGKLLNKFVVVSNALTNDFSEVIEGNERVLRPRLADGLFFYDNDLKNGLSTEGLEKVAFFKGLGSVADKIQREAKIANILFDKYKPDAKKEDLDRAISLAKADLTSEMVYEFTELQGLMGSYYALEQGESQEVATAINEQYLPDGEDSALPSTAISAIVAMSIKLDTLLALFSINQIPTGSRDPFALRRAVNGLVRITREHNLEFDIVETMTELASGYAEIDMQKLESFFLERVKQYYKVNPSIVEAVLASGEREIVAMGQKIEALDAIASAEGFSESFSTFKRVANITKDIDLSQDMSVDAKLFEDKSEEALFNAYNNVASKSYDSYEEELDALLGLKPELDKFFEGVMVNAENEAVKNNRKSLVASIYKSILNIADIKEVSV
- a CDS encoding TonB-dependent receptor, producing MKIRLSIFTLMALSSLSAQEVILDSISVTATKISTKTKDISQSIAVVDEKTIEDKNVLNIQDAIGDIPGVIAESSTNSPSPRLIIRGAGLKARYGVREIMIMKDGVPMTDPDSFTRFDFIDMQDVSSVEVQKGPGSINAVNATGGVIQLVTKSVFKDDKNRIKVGAGNDNQRNVNLKLRGALSKDDFVAFTFSKRTIDNSWRDHNKFDSTQATLKYGHMFEDDSTFETEFSYTESNMELPASMTASEFETFKNTGSQHNTSDQWQNSGRDSKIFSINAKYEKEVGSTTFKPRVYFNTWEHFHPVTGMINDSNDNSVYGTDLELNNLHKLFGQKATFVAGVTLKADITNGAKKYKYADYETKVATSWPFAPYISKTLSDNKGALAQTEDSKTILYGGYLMETFSPSNDFIIDVSTRVDELSFDISGNEVTAYSYSLKNYTAGKGLYNVDKSYTLFSAKLGAVYKITDTTNMYASVATANQAPTTSELGENEQLNMATSVNYEIGLKTRAKNISADIAIYQNDVDDEIIQIKDANGNSIYDNAGKTQKRGLEVTAVYKPIESVQLGANYAFSEFKFIKFSENVGSSSVSRDGNYLPYIPKNQYSLFATYNMKNGFKSRVTTKTWGKYYMDNANTQEYDGYQFVTDIMLGYEKDAHNIQLNINNITNQYYAMEALKDVYGNESYKAAAPINGMLTYIYKF
- a CDS encoding 4Fe-4S binding protein — translated: MVDYQKRDKNDIYNIPLLGFIFKNKLFIRVLQTAVLALFIYAIAFGIIYPSKEENIFTSAVFWSLFWPLFIVVSLSTFGRVFCGICPHGFMGKYITKFGLKKKMPKALANPFIGVTLLLVGFWLVYYIYPQAYKTPIATAIFFIVLTLLSVVFFYIYKDMSYCKSICPIGTMMRGFSKISFTTLGTYEESCKSCTTFECASACSYNLKPFTFDKRDSMTDCTLCMDCSDACEAVSFKLVKPSNSLFKNFQIHKVEVWAMILITAAITITMSFHHALSRVAIADQYIWSRTGAFLEQKVAIPGLDYVGISALFLAMVITISLVYGGMFIASKILKEDFKKVFYSLGYAITPIFIIGGLSHTYEFFFLHHYSDIANGLIQGFGISTEEVKALATRKDTWTRVFSIMNHIAVIWAFIIMAKRINFFTASKIAKTAAFFFASSLIIFYLGLNVYKGYAFKTYGAKKSGHNHSSHNTKS